The following are from one region of the Actinopolyspora halophila DSM 43834 genome:
- a CDS encoding helix-turn-helix domain-containing protein yields MVRGTNLNDDRSDGARLLAEAVRTARNSYGYSQDDIAERGGPSRDRMWAIENATLDRYDTKLLRRLENALWWRAGSIESIIRGGAPILREDRPRIGESTPQQETEPEELATGFVNFKDLTEESATQLLHAIGTVLGRDNFLRLAHRVYDALGAET; encoded by the coding sequence ATGGTACGCGGGACGAATCTCAATGATGATCGCTCAGACGGCGCTCGACTCCTGGCCGAAGCCGTGCGCACAGCACGTAACTCATACGGCTACAGCCAAGACGACATCGCCGAGCGCGGCGGACCGTCCCGTGACCGCATGTGGGCCATCGAAAACGCCACGCTCGACCGCTACGACACCAAGCTGCTGCGCCGCCTGGAGAACGCCCTGTGGTGGCGCGCAGGCAGCATCGAATCGATCATTCGCGGTGGCGCGCCCATCCTGCGCGAGGACCGCCCCCGGATCGGCGAATCCACACCCCAGCAGGAAACGGAGCCCGAAGAACTCGCGACTGGGTTTGTCAACTTCAAAGACCTCACCGAGGAATCCGCCACGCAGCTGTTGCACGCCATCGGCACGGTCCTCGGCCGCGACAACTTCCTGCGTCTGGCCCACCGGGTCTACGACGCCCTCGGGGCCGAGACCTAA
- a CDS encoding helix-turn-helix domain-containing protein codes for MTQVTPRGIPQDPLRLTTDGDYVRQLRYRRGWNISDVVERLGLHYRPVHPDTLRNIETGRRNASPPLLHALAGIFGVSVDDLLINPVTKKGPR; via the coding sequence ATGACGCAGGTAACACCACGGGGAATCCCACAAGATCCCCTCCGTCTTACTACTGACGGTGATTATGTTCGGCAGCTTCGCTACCGGCGAGGCTGGAACATCAGCGACGTGGTCGAGCGGCTCGGACTGCACTACCGGCCCGTGCACCCCGACACGCTGCGCAACATCGAAACCGGAAGGCGCAACGCCAGCCCACCGTTGTTGCACGCTCTCGCCGGGATCTTCGGCGTCTCCGTGGACGACCTGCTCATCAACCCAGTGACGAAGAAGGGCCCACGATGA
- a CDS encoding helix-turn-helix transcriptional regulator: MTRPRLATITEVADYLQVPAKTLYSWRSDGKGPTGYRIGRHIRYRWDDIDEWLRKQPAN; the protein is encoded by the coding sequence ATGACCCGGCCACGCCTCGCCACCATCACCGAGGTCGCCGACTACCTCCAGGTACCCGCCAAAACGCTCTACTCCTGGAGATCCGACGGCAAAGGCCCCACCGGCTACCGGATCGGACGCCACATCCGCTACCGCTGGGACGACATCGACGAGTGGTTGCGCAAGCAACCCGCCAACTAG
- a CDS encoding WhiB family transcriptional regulator, translated as MCPDNRMRLPSMTKAGSWRRHAACAGADPELFSVQHQKTLNRVGYDLRRHPVTRQALEYCDRCPVKQECLNDALTETGFAAVGIWGGIHISWRAANANLAHARAPRAQRRGGGPRG; from the coding sequence GTGTGCCCTGACAACCGGATGCGACTGCCGTCGATGACCAAGGCGGGAAGCTGGCGGCGACACGCCGCCTGCGCCGGGGCCGACCCGGAACTGTTCTCGGTGCAACACCAGAAAACCCTCAACCGGGTGGGCTACGACCTGCGGCGACACCCGGTTACCCGCCAAGCCCTCGAATACTGCGACCGCTGCCCGGTCAAACAGGAATGCCTCAACGACGCGTTGACCGAAACCGGCTTCGCCGCCGTGGGCATCTGGGGCGGAATCCACATTTCCTGGCGGGCCGCCAACGCCAACCTCGCCCACGCCCGCGCCCCACGCGCCCAACGCCGGGGAGGTGGCCCCCGTGGCTGA
- a CDS encoding PD-(D/E)XK nuclease family protein gives MADDPFDAPTAVMQRDRYGRPLVTPPDGGKPVAYTRCTTFVDVLDDKYNLTQWEKRMVAVGLADRADLLLAVAAHRDDKRKLNDLTKSAKEAALASAASTTGTALHTLTERIDRGLSLPALPREARADLEAYRHTTAGLTPHAIEQFCVLDTMHVGGTPDRVVEHLGRFYIADVKTGNIDFGAMKIAMQMATYARSTPYDHTTQTRFPWPGEIDQNWALVIHLPAGSGTCELRWIDISAGWDAVLVASQVRQWRSHRDWYTRYDSTLPPSP, from the coding sequence GTGGCTGACGACCCCTTCGACGCGCCCACCGCGGTCATGCAACGCGACCGCTACGGCCGCCCCCTGGTGACCCCGCCCGACGGCGGCAAACCAGTGGCCTACACCCGCTGCACCACGTTCGTCGACGTGCTCGACGACAAATACAACCTCACCCAGTGGGAAAAGCGCATGGTCGCCGTCGGGCTGGCCGACCGGGCGGACCTGCTGCTGGCCGTGGCCGCCCACCGCGACGACAAGCGCAAACTCAACGACCTCACCAAATCCGCCAAAGAAGCCGCGCTGGCCTCGGCGGCCTCGACCACCGGCACCGCGCTGCACACCCTGACCGAACGCATCGACCGGGGACTGTCGCTGCCCGCGCTGCCGCGCGAGGCCCGCGCGGATCTGGAGGCATACCGGCACACCACCGCCGGGCTCACCCCGCACGCCATCGAACAGTTCTGCGTGCTCGACACCATGCACGTCGGCGGCACCCCGGACCGGGTGGTCGAACACCTCGGCCGGTTCTACATCGCCGACGTGAAAACCGGAAACATCGACTTCGGGGCGATGAAGATCGCCATGCAAATGGCCACCTACGCCCGCTCCACCCCCTACGACCACACCACCCAAACCCGGTTCCCCTGGCCCGGCGAGATCGACCAAAACTGGGCGCTGGTGATCCACCTTCCCGCCGGTTCGGGCACGTGCGAGCTGCGGTGGATCGACATCTCCGCCGGGTGGGACGCGGTGCTGGTGGCCTCCCAAGTGCGCCAATGGCGCAGCCACCGAGATTGGTACACCCGCTATGACTCAACCCTTCCACCGTCGCCGTAA
- a CDS encoding bifunctional DNA primase/polymerase: protein MNTYSTCVTCGELMRVIRDDQKTHPTCGDSADYGDTLLRQFVEAARVDDAATCDALDRRITDFDHSPPQFLKAALYYTGWGWPVFPLRDGEKIPRPACRECFRHSCTGCDHELCHGFKDATTDADTVRQWWARHPTANIGIATGVAFDAIDVDVPEGTPHWVTLRDDPDTMPDIHGINTTPSGGFHVLVDPTGAGCTTRAFPGIDYRGLGGYIVAPPSVRSDKNHRRYRWGIRPSPHIRTRQP from the coding sequence GTGAACACCTACTCCACCTGCGTCACCTGCGGCGAACTCATGCGGGTGATCCGGGACGACCAGAAAACACACCCCACCTGCGGCGACAGCGCCGACTACGGGGACACGCTGCTGCGCCAATTCGTCGAAGCCGCCCGCGTCGACGACGCAGCCACCTGCGATGCGCTCGACCGGCGCATCACCGACTTCGACCATTCCCCCCCACAGTTTTTGAAGGCCGCCCTCTACTACACCGGATGGGGCTGGCCAGTGTTCCCGCTGCGCGACGGCGAGAAAATCCCCCGCCCGGCCTGCCGGGAATGCTTCCGCCACAGCTGCACCGGCTGCGACCACGAGCTGTGCCACGGCTTCAAAGACGCCACCACCGACGCCGACACCGTCCGGCAATGGTGGGCCCGACACCCCACAGCCAACATCGGCATCGCCACCGGAGTCGCCTTCGACGCCATCGACGTCGACGTGCCCGAAGGCACCCCGCACTGGGTGACCCTGCGCGACGACCCCGACACCATGCCCGACATCCACGGCATCAACACCACCCCCAGCGGCGGGTTCCACGTGCTCGTCGACCCCACCGGGGCGGGCTGCACCACCCGCGCCTTCCCCGGCATCGACTACCGAGGGCTCGGCGGCTACATCGTCGCGCCCCCCTCGGTGCGCAGCGACAAAAACCACCGCCGCTACCGCTGGGGCATCCGCCCCTCACCGCACATCAGGACCCGACAGCCATGA
- a CDS encoding AAA family ATPase, which produces MNTDHWLIQAAIKHGARDAPDAHTYSAYDPSRATVDADDPAAARWCDAALRNCCRDIAATGEGARNDTLFRKAFRVGTLVAGGYLDPNHAWHALDAAARQAGLPDPRQPGEIDNAIRNAFTRAEHCPATLQLAPRDDIPPAHTLDPDPANTPGPADGDTAERPSWQPIDLGPVLDGTWQPPEAGLLMRDDAVGLLYPGHVHWFHGESESGKSWVAQTAAARVLDSGGTVTYIDHESNPGELVHRLLALGTSAHAIRQRFHYLQPEVSAMREAATFAALADHIYDLVVIDGVTDAVGLDGISSADNDDVAGWMRRVPKQLARSTSAAVICIDHVSKDADSRGRFAIGGQHKLAGIDGAAYLVEPVEPLGQGLQGSLALRIAKDRPGSIRPHCGTWRKTDRTQEAARVIIDSTQNGKTTVTVAKPEMRDPHAKFRPTKIMEKASTYIEEHPGSPLSWVRRGVGGKAENVDTALERLVEEGWITRETIGSAVTHRSLKPFRDLGDTDFGDQT; this is translated from the coding sequence GTGAACACCGACCACTGGCTCATCCAAGCCGCCATCAAACACGGCGCCCGCGACGCACCCGACGCGCACACCTACAGCGCCTACGACCCCAGCCGCGCCACCGTCGACGCCGACGACCCCGCCGCGGCCCGCTGGTGCGACGCGGCGCTGCGCAACTGCTGCCGCGACATCGCCGCCACCGGCGAAGGAGCCCGCAACGACACCCTGTTCCGCAAAGCCTTCCGCGTCGGCACCCTCGTCGCCGGGGGATACCTCGACCCCAACCACGCGTGGCACGCCCTCGACGCCGCCGCCCGGCAAGCCGGGCTGCCCGACCCCCGCCAACCCGGGGAAATCGACAACGCCATCCGCAACGCCTTCACCCGCGCCGAACACTGCCCAGCCACGCTGCAACTCGCCCCCCGCGACGACATACCACCGGCCCACACCCTCGACCCCGACCCGGCCAACACCCCCGGCCCAGCCGACGGCGACACCGCCGAACGCCCCAGCTGGCAACCCATCGACCTCGGGCCCGTGCTCGACGGCACCTGGCAACCCCCCGAAGCCGGGCTGCTCATGCGCGACGACGCCGTCGGGCTGCTCTACCCCGGGCACGTGCACTGGTTCCACGGCGAATCCGAATCCGGCAAATCCTGGGTGGCCCAAACCGCCGCCGCCCGCGTCCTCGACAGCGGCGGCACCGTCACCTACATCGACCACGAATCCAACCCCGGCGAACTCGTGCACCGGCTGCTCGCGCTGGGCACAAGCGCCCACGCCATCCGCCAGCGATTCCACTACCTGCAACCGGAAGTCTCAGCCATGCGCGAAGCCGCCACGTTCGCCGCGCTGGCCGACCACATCTACGACCTCGTCGTCATCGACGGAGTCACCGACGCCGTCGGACTCGACGGGATCTCCTCCGCCGACAACGACGACGTGGCCGGGTGGATGCGCCGCGTGCCCAAACAACTCGCCCGCAGCACCTCAGCGGCCGTGATCTGCATCGACCACGTCAGCAAAGACGCCGACTCGCGCGGCCGGTTCGCCATCGGCGGGCAACACAAACTCGCTGGCATCGACGGGGCCGCCTACCTCGTCGAACCCGTCGAACCGCTCGGCCAAGGACTGCAAGGCAGCCTCGCCCTGCGGATCGCCAAAGACCGGCCCGGCTCCATCCGGCCCCACTGCGGGACCTGGCGCAAAACCGACCGCACCCAAGAAGCCGCCCGCGTCATTATCGACTCAACACAAAACGGAAAAACCACCGTCACCGTGGCCAAACCAGAAATGCGAGACCCCCATGCGAAATTCCGCCCCACCAAAATCATGGAAAAAGCATCGACCTACATAGAAGAACACCCAGGCAGCCCATTGAGTTGGGTCCGTCGAGGCGTCGGCGGCAAAGCCGAAAACGTCGACACGGCCCTGGAACGGCTCGTGGAAGAAGGATGGATCACCCGCGAAACCATCGGGTCCGCCGTCACCCACAGGTCGCTGAAACCCTTCCGGGACCTCGGCGACACCGACTTCGGGGACCAGACGTGA
- a CDS encoding crossover junction endodeoxyribonuclease RuvC — protein MTTQTQPHPGQRGSGASHNSAFQITGIDVSLTSTGIATLTHLPGTDGHAWAATTATIETRPSSGTPALLDRIAHIADLVGKHAHAADLLVIESGAYATRTSMAHALAGCWWLVYRQLATHNVPILEIPPTRVKKYATGRGRADKAAVAASAARLWPATNIDDNNQADALILATLGAHTTGRALPFQPAQHQTDLAEALT, from the coding sequence ATGACAACCCAAACCCAACCCCACCCAGGGCAGCGTGGCAGCGGCGCAAGCCACAATTCCGCATTCCAAATAACCGGAATTGACGTGTCCCTCACCAGCACCGGCATCGCCACCCTCACCCACCTACCCGGCACCGACGGCCACGCCTGGGCCGCCACCACCGCCACCATCGAAACCCGCCCCAGCAGCGGCACACCCGCCCTACTCGACCGCATCGCCCACATCGCCGACCTCGTCGGCAAACACGCCCACGCCGCCGACCTCCTCGTCATCGAAAGCGGCGCATACGCCACCCGAACCAGCATGGCCCACGCCCTCGCCGGGTGCTGGTGGCTCGTCTACCGGCAACTCGCCACCCACAACGTGCCCATCCTCGAAATCCCCCCAACCCGCGTGAAGAAATACGCCACCGGGCGAGGCAGAGCCGACAAAGCCGCCGTCGCCGCCTCCGCGGCCCGCCTCTGGCCAGCCACCAACATCGACGACAACAACCAAGCCGACGCGCTCATCCTCGCCACCCTCGGCGCGCACACCACCGGACGAGCCCTGCCGTTCCAGCCCGCCCAACACCAAACCGACCTCGCCGAGGCCCTCACATGA
- a CDS encoding endonuclease domain-containing protein — MKKRCRTCSRTLDHTEFYKNASGGNFRCDCKTCYNAACTMRARARRYGLTVDEMLELVTDAQCEICGDTPDGVEIDHSHATGVMRGVLCGLCNSGIAFFRDDPVLLRAAAKYLTHSRHR, encoded by the coding sequence ATGAAGAAACGGTGCCGAACGTGCTCACGCACGCTCGACCACACCGAGTTCTACAAGAACGCGTCGGGCGGCAACTTCCGCTGCGACTGCAAAACCTGCTACAACGCCGCGTGCACCATGCGCGCACGAGCACGCCGATACGGGCTGACGGTCGACGAGATGCTCGAACTGGTCACCGACGCGCAGTGCGAGATATGCGGAGACACACCCGACGGCGTAGAAATCGACCACTCCCATGCCACCGGGGTCATGCGAGGTGTGCTGTGCGGACTGTGCAACTCCGGAATCGCTTTCTTCCGCGACGACCCCGTCCTACTACGGGCCGCGGCGAAGTACCTCACCCACAGCCGCCACCGATGA
- a CDS encoding HNH endonuclease, with the protein MPRDPSMRGRDGGPYRRRRRELKALRLPCWLCGRDIDYELGYTDPWSFTVDHVIPLSKGGDPLDWGNLRAAHYRCNQRKGDQLVPIKHDVESFSTSRAW; encoded by the coding sequence GTGCCTCGTGACCCGTCCATGCGAGGCCGGGACGGCGGTCCCTACCGACGCCGCAGGCGAGAACTCAAAGCCCTTCGCCTGCCCTGCTGGCTCTGCGGCAGAGACATCGACTACGAGCTGGGATACACCGACCCGTGGTCGTTCACCGTGGACCACGTCATCCCCCTGTCCAAGGGGGGAGACCCGCTGGACTGGGGCAACCTGCGGGCGGCGCACTACCGGTGTAACCAGCGTAAGGGGGACCAGCTCGTACCTATCAAGCATGACGTCGAGTCTTTTAGTACGTCTCGTGCATGGTAG